Proteins encoded together in one Hymenobacter monticola window:
- a CDS encoding IS4 family transposase, which translates to MSIATHFCDPLSWAQHHFGAAPLGDARRSRRLVLLAAGWCRQPGASIPRLNQGQAGASKAAYRLLDHPQATPDAFQQPHRHVVSHQLQAPGTYLLLEDTTELLWPEAATRRPGLGPVGPGTVRHQGVLLHSLLAAAWPADGPAPSRAQRPPLPLLGLLDQQFHVRQPAPDAEKAGPHNQARLRQARARESALWTQSLRAVGSPPPDTRWVVVADRGADVYEHLYQCQQQGLGFVVRAAQDRGLVVGPAKEPAGRLFERARAQPSQGTLALSLRGRPGQPARQVTLHLSWSPPLALRAPQRPGGATGKGAPVAATVVRVWEVRADGIPGLEWLLLTDFPVTDLAQAQAVGRQYASRWLIEEFHKALKTGLGAERLQLQTAARLFAAVAVLSVVALALVALREHSRQQPDAPAERAGLSVSYLRVLRGQCQRPLTTVREVYYALAGLGGHLGRAGDGPPGWQTLWRGLLSLRQLVEGVRLATQLRLEED; encoded by the coding sequence ATGTCGATTGCTACGCATTTCTGCGACCCGCTAAGCTGGGCGCAGCATCATTTTGGGGCCGCACCGTTGGGGGACGCGCGCCGGAGCCGGCGGCTGGTGCTACTCGCGGCCGGCTGGTGTCGCCAGCCCGGGGCCAGCATCCCGCGCCTGAATCAGGGCCAAGCCGGGGCCAGCAAGGCCGCCTATCGCCTGCTCGACCACCCACAGGCCACGCCCGACGCCTTTCAACAGCCGCATCGCCACGTGGTTAGCCATCAGCTCCAGGCCCCGGGCACCTACCTGCTGCTGGAAGACACCACCGAACTGCTCTGGCCCGAGGCGGCCACTCGCCGCCCGGGCCTGGGGCCCGTGGGGCCGGGCACGGTTCGCCACCAGGGGGTGCTGCTCCATTCGCTGCTAGCCGCCGCCTGGCCCGCCGACGGACCCGCCCCGTCTCGGGCCCAGCGCCCCCCCTTGCCGCTGCTGGGCCTGCTGGACCAGCAGTTTCATGTGCGCCAGCCCGCGCCTGACGCCGAAAAAGCCGGTCCCCACAACCAGGCCCGCCTGCGGCAGGCCCGGGCCCGCGAATCGGCCCTGTGGACGCAGAGCCTGCGGGCGGTGGGCAGCCCCCCACCCGACACCCGCTGGGTGGTGGTGGCCGACCGGGGCGCGGATGTCTATGAGCATTTGTACCAGTGCCAGCAGCAAGGGCTGGGGTTCGTGGTGCGCGCTGCCCAGGACCGGGGCCTGGTGGTGGGGCCCGCCAAGGAACCAGCTGGCCGCCTCTTCGAGCGCGCCCGCGCCCAGCCCAGCCAGGGCACGCTGGCCCTGTCGTTGCGCGGACGGCCGGGCCAGCCGGCGCGGCAGGTGACCCTGCACCTGAGTTGGAGCCCGCCGCTGGCCCTGCGGGCCCCCCAGCGGCCGGGGGGCGCCACGGGCAAGGGTGCGCCGGTGGCCGCGACGGTCGTGCGCGTGTGGGAAGTGCGGGCCGATGGCATCCCGGGGCTGGAATGGCTGCTGCTGACTGATTTTCCCGTGACCGACCTCGCACAGGCCCAGGCCGTGGGGCGGCAGTACGCCAGCCGCTGGCTGATTGAGGAATTCCACAAGGCCCTCAAAACGGGGCTGGGTGCCGAGCGGCTGCAACTGCAAACGGCGGCCCGCCTGTTCGCGGCCGTGGCCGTGCTGAGTGTGGTAGCCCTGGCCCTGGTGGCCCTGCGCGAGCACAGCCGCCAGCAGCCAGACGCGCCGGCCGAGCGGGCCGGCTTGTCGGTCAGCTATTTGCGCGTGCTGCGGGGGCAGTGCCAACGTCCGCTTACCACCGTGCGGGAGGTGTATTACGCCCTGGCCGGGCTGGGTGGACACTTGGGGCGCGCCGGCGACGGGCCGCCGGGCTGGCAAACGCTGTGGCGGGGGCTGCTGAGTTTGCGCCAACTGGTTGAAGGCGTACGGCTGGCCACGCAGCTTCGGCTGGAGGAAGACTAA